A stretch of DNA from Odontesthes bonariensis isolate fOdoBon6 chromosome 5, fOdoBon6.hap1, whole genome shotgun sequence:
TCAGTATAAATAACTGCAGCTAGTGCTCACAGGAGAGATTcacttttaaaaacacaaatctgTTTAACTGGAAGCTTCTAGTCTTTTACTGTGGGATCTTTTTCATCTGTTTGATGAGCATCGACCGCTACTTGGCTGTAGTGCACGCTGTTTATGCTTTGAAAGCACGGATGcgttttttcttcctcctggTGAAAAAGGTTTTAGTAATAGCACTCCCTACAAGTTTTTGTTTCTCTGTTTCTCACCAGCTTTACCACAGAGGCCTTTCCTGATAACACCACTGAGTATTACTACGACTATCCTGACGAGGACTTTGGGAGGTGTGTGTATGCGCGACATGGGGCCCACTTTCTTCCATCCCTCTAcgccattttcttcctcctGGGCCTCCTGGGTAACTCGCTGGTCATCTGGGTCATTGCCTGTGGGGTGCGACGCCGCAGCATGACTGACGTGTGCCTGTTAAACTTGGCCATTGCTGACCTTCTCTTAGTGTCTTCACTTCCCTTTCTCGCCCACCAAGCCCGGGATGAGTGGCTGTTTGGGGATACTATGTGCAAACTGGTCCTGGGCATTTATCATATTGTCTTCTACTGTGGGATCTTTTTCGTCTGTTTGATGAGCATCGACCGCTACTTGGCTATAGTGCACGCTGTTTATGCTTTGAAAGCACGAACACGGTCTTTTGGAATGATGGCGGCTGCTGTCACATGGGTGGCTGGATTTTTGGCTTCTTTTCCTGAAGTGATCTTCCTTAAGCAGCAGACAGGTGCCAATATGTCTCAGTACTGCTTCCCTGCATATCCCCAAGTTTCTAAGGACCACAATCACTTCTGGAGGGTCTTTGGCCTTTTGAAAATGAACATTGTGGGTCTGTTTGTCCCCCTTTTCATCATGACTTTCTGCTACTCACAGATCGTCTGGCGGCTGCTGTTCAGCCATTCATCCAAGAAACAGGCCATCCGTGTGATTTTTGTGGTGGTGGctgtttttttctgctgttggGTCCCGGACAATATCGCATCGTTCTTCAAAGTGCTGGACCTTCTGCAAATCTACACAGGATGCGAACGCAGCCAAGGCATCAGGCTGGCTTTACAAGTCACTGAAGCCATTGCCTATTCTCACAGCTGCCTCAACCCCATCCTGTACGTGTTTGTCGGGGAGAAGTTCAGGAGACAGCTGCTGAGGTTGATAAACAGAACTTCCCGCAGACTATCAGGTGATCAAAGTGTACATACCTCAGGACATGATCGCTGCATCAGTGTACTCGCAAACCACCAGCATGGATGAGAGGAGCACTGGTGTGTAAAATGGGCTTATGGAGGATGCTGTTCTTGATGTCTTTGTGGACTCCGTCAAAATGAAGACATTTAGTCTCATTCTGGCCAGTCTTGGTTGATTTAGGTTAAAGATCACAGTGGGGtaagtttaggtttttgtactGGGTTAAGGGAATTGAAGTGATGTTCATGTACATAATGTAGCAGTTTCAGAGTCCCACTGCCTTGTTTTGTACCTCATGTCTTATATTTTTTATACTTCATTAAGTTGCAAGCAGCCCAGGCAGAGCCAGAAAATCAACATTAAGCATATGTCACAGTCGTCTCTGAGCATTTGAACATGTCAAATTGCATTTTCACTCACAATCTATACATTGGATTTCTGTGTGTACATgcccacatgcacacacaaaaaacacaagcataTATAGCCCACCTAAGCCTATATTTTAAGATTGTGgatgagttgaatagataaattcttcaattaattaataactgTGCCCATAGATAACTGTATAGTTTGACATTGTGGatgactaaaataaataaagaaatgtttttttgaatTAATACAAATgtataaataattaaatcaataaatatacccATTACTGTTACTTCACATCATCCAGCTGAGCGAGTTTGTTCAATTATGGGTCATGTGCCCCACTAAATAGGTTGCGGTGAGCCTGTGATGTTGTTGGAGTGTGCAGTAGGCCATGAATGTGCATTAACCACCAACTATTTGAACTTAGAATTATTTGGTGATCAAATCAGAACAGAATTTCGCTCAACGCCCTTATTCATTTTCAATTTTTAGAGAAAGTGTAACAAAGAAATGTCACACACCAGCTGTTATATCTTTTACCCTTATTATATCAACCAATATGGCCACCTTCATCTAAATAATTGGCATAAGACTACCATCCATGGAGTCTGTCAGTTGCTTGGTCTGGTTATGATGAACTTTCTCTGATGCAGCAACCACAGCCTCCCGAATACTGCTGTTGTCCTCCCTTACTGTACATCTGACAAGTTGTCAGTGGGATTTAAGTCGGGTAAAGAAGTTGGCCAGATCATTATCTGATCGTCTCTGAGGCCTTTACTGGCTGGTGGAGTGCGGGAAATGTATGTGATGAGGCACTGTCCTGCAGAAAGATCC
This window harbors:
- the LOC142380702 gene encoding LOW QUALITY PROTEIN: C-C chemokine receptor type 5-like (The sequence of the model RefSeq protein was modified relative to this genomic sequence to represent the inferred CDS: inserted 2 bases in 1 codon) — protein: MTDVCLLNLAIADLLLVSSLPFLAHQARDEWLFGDTMCKLVLGIYHIVFYCGIFFVCLMSIDRYLAIVHAVYALKARTRSFGMMAAAVTWVAGFLASFPEVIFLKQQTGANMSQYCFPAYPQVSKDHNHFWRVFGLLKMNIVGLFVPLFIMTFCYSQIVWRLLFSHSSKKQAIRVIFVVVAVFFCCWVPDNIASFFKVLDLLQIYTGCERSQGIRLALQVTEAIAYSHSCLNPILYVFVGEKFRRQLLRLINRTSXADYQVIKVYIPQDMIAASVYSQTTSMDERSTGV